One genomic segment of Helianthus annuus cultivar XRQ/B chromosome 14, HanXRQr2.0-SUNRISE, whole genome shotgun sequence includes these proteins:
- the LOC110904290 gene encoding GATA transcription factor 11, whose protein sequence is MESQDKRMCNTESVFGATVDCNAHRVYDEDFSDILNMLDFPMESLEGDGFAEDWASRLGPIPSEVFREAILPSGSQTGGANTTNNFGSYADLPFDYPVLNNKTGQQKYNLGHDEEIYKNYQNVKISQLQQQTTFVEERKLYPSQASFEAPSPNSVLESRSSSSSNKGVVSFGTEVPVPVRTRSKRVRPTANPWLLSPFLVLPNKGKKRKSPSQIPVTMEAKKSVDTVGVKKCAHCEITKTPQWREGPMGPKTLCNACGVRYRSGRLYPEYRPAASPTFVPALHSNSHRKVIEMRQKAVE, encoded by the exons GATAAGAGAATGTGCAACACAGAATCTGTTTTTGGCGCGACCGTTGATTGTAATGCTCATCGAGTGTATGATGAGGATTTCAGTGACATTCTTAACATGCTTGATTTCCCAATGGAGAGTCTGGAAGGAGATGGTTTTGCTGAAGATTGGGCCTCTAGACTTGGACCGATACCATCTGAGGTGTTCAGAGAGGCTATACTGCCATCAGGCTCTCAAACTGGCGGTGCCAATACCACCAATAACTTTGGCTCCTACGCGGATCTACCCTTCGACTACCCTGTGCTT aataACAAAACTGGTCAACAAAAGTATAACCTGGGTCATGATGAAGAAATCTATAAAAACTATCAAAATGTCAAGATTTCTCAGCTACAACAACAGACAACTTTTGTTGAAGAAAGAAAGCTTTACCCTTCACAAGCATCCTTCGAGGCACCAAGTCCAAACTCGGTCCTTGAAAGCCGCTCCTCCAGCTCAAGCAATAAAGGCGTCGTCTCATTCGGAACTGAAGTCCCGGTTCCCGTAAGAACTCGAAGCAAACGTGTGAGACCAACTGCCAATCCATGGTTGCTGTCCCCTTTCTTAGTACTTCCAAACAAAGGCAAAAAGCGGAAATCACCATCTCAGATTCCTGTTACCATGGAAGCAAAAAAATCTGTTGATACAGTAGGAGTCAAGAAATGTGCCCATTGTGAAATAACCAAAACCCCACAATGGAGGGAGGGCCCAATGGGCCCTAAAACACTTTGTAATGCATGTGGGGTCCGGTACCGGTCCGGGCGGCTTTACCCTGAGTACCGCCCGGCTGCAAGTCCGACTTTTGTTCCGGCTCTGCACTCGAATTCTCACAGGAAGGTGATAGAGATGAGGCAAAAGGCGGTTGAGTAA